One window of Heteronotia binoei isolate CCM8104 ecotype False Entrance Well unplaced genomic scaffold, APGP_CSIRO_Hbin_v1 ptg000432l, whole genome shotgun sequence genomic DNA carries:
- the LOC132590632 gene encoding P2Y purinoceptor 2-like, producing the protein MENATFHLPFNFSTNSSNSDCSSEDNPYRCKFDEEFKYVLLPVSYGIVFVVGLCLNLLALYVFLFRIKTWNASTTYMFNLAVSDTLYVISLPLLVYYYAVGDNWPFSVALCKIVRFLFYTNLYCSILFLLCISAHRFMGVCLPLKSLEWGQVRYARWVSGIVWLVVIACQSPVLFFVTTSARCDAVTCHDTSAKEFFGQFVVYSTVMLVLMFCIPFLVIIVCYCLMARKLLQPTRGTTRMSSSKKKSVKMIVIVLVVFIVCFLPFHVTRTLYYYFRSWDLSCETLNAINLAYKVTRPLASTNSCLDPILYFLAGQRFVKFACPKTPAHGGNQADSDSTANCHTRAKNALAMKAKSLVS; encoded by the coding sequence ATGGAGAACGCCACGTTCCATCTCCCCTTCAACTTCAGCACCAACTCCTCGAACTCGGACTGCAGTAGTGAAGACAACCCGTACAGGTGCAAATTCGACGAGGAGTTCAAGTACGTCCTCCTCCCCGTCTCCTACGGCATCGTCTTCGTGGTGGGCCTCTGCCTCAACCTCTTGGCGCTCTACGTCTTCCTCTTCCGCATCAAGACTTGGAATGCCTCCACGACGTACATGTTCAACCTGGCGGTTTCCGACACCCTCTACGTCATCTCGTTGCCCCTCCTGGTGTACTACTATGCCGTCGGGGACAATTGGCCTTTCAGCGTGGCCTTGTGCAAGATCGTCCGCTTCCTCTTCTACACAAACCTCTACTGCAGCATCCTTTTCTTGCTGTGCATCAGCGCCCATCGGTTCATGGGGGTCTGCCTCCCCCTAAAGTCCCTGGAGTGGGGCCAAGTCCGCTACGCCCGCTGGGTGTCGGGCATCGTCTGGCTGGTGGTCATCGCTTGCCAGTCTCCGGTGCTCTTCTTCGTCACCACCAGCGCCCGGTGCGACGCCGTCACTTGCCACGACACGTCGGCCAAAGAATTTTTTGGCCAGTTCGTCGTCTACAGCACGGTGATGCTGGTGCTGATGTTTTGCATCCCCTTCCTCGTTATCATCGTCTGTTACTGCCTCATGGCCCGCAAGCTGCTCCAGCCGACCCGCGGCACCACCCGGATGTCCAGCTCCAAGAAGAAGTCGGTCAAGATGATCGTCATCGTCTTGGTGGTCTTCATCGTCTGCTTCTTGCCCTTCCACGTCACGCGCACGCTGTACTACTATTTCCGCAGCTGGGACCTGAGCTGCGAGACCCTCAATGCCATCAACTTGGCGTACAAAGTCACCCGGCCGTTGGCCAGCACTAATAGCTGCCTGGATCCCATCTTGTACTTTCTCGCGGGGCAAAGGTTCGTGAAATTTGCCTGCCCCAAAACTCCGGCGCACGGGGGGAACCAGGCAGACTCGGACAGCACAGCCAACTGTCACACGCGGGCCAAAAATGCTCTCGCCATGAAGGCTAAAAGCCTGGTGTCCTAG